From the genome of Streptomyces sp. NBC_01341, one region includes:
- a CDS encoding ABC transporter substrate-binding protein — MAEQSGWSFEDDRGRLAVADRRPSRVLAYIQAGATLWDHGVHPEGIFGSGHDGAEPDRAKAGSLPLDAVDYRGAGDDLDVDTLLRGRPDLVVAVSYGHGQLYGLDPDTAKHLEESVPVVVIDVGQARTLDRVSERFAGLARSLGGSTDPDAASGLETARERLRAVARSLSPGGPRVLALSPAGPEQAYAARPRMWPELRVLAELGVGLVSPPEGAGVNWATVDWAEAAALEPGVVLADIRSNAVPLAEIDAPAWQAAAPVVRTVPWNPEPLCSPRAHARFLGLVADALGATG, encoded by the coding sequence ATGGCTGAGCAGAGCGGGTGGAGCTTCGAGGACGACCGTGGACGGCTGGCGGTGGCGGACCGCCGTCCCTCCAGGGTGCTGGCGTACATACAGGCGGGCGCGACGTTGTGGGACCACGGCGTCCACCCGGAGGGGATCTTCGGTTCGGGCCACGACGGTGCCGAGCCGGACCGCGCCAAGGCCGGCAGCCTTCCCCTGGACGCCGTCGACTACCGGGGCGCCGGTGACGACCTGGACGTCGACACGCTGTTACGCGGCCGGCCCGACCTGGTCGTCGCCGTCAGCTACGGCCACGGCCAGCTCTACGGTCTGGACCCCGACACCGCCAAGCACCTGGAGGAGAGCGTCCCGGTCGTCGTGATCGACGTCGGGCAGGCACGCACCCTGGACCGCGTCAGCGAGCGGTTCGCCGGTCTCGCTCGCTCGCTCGGCGGCTCGACGGACCCGGACGCGGCGAGCGGCCTGGAAACAGCGCGTGAGCGCCTGCGCGCCGTGGCACGTTCCCTTTCCCCCGGCGGCCCCCGCGTGCTGGCCCTCTCACCCGCCGGCCCGGAGCAGGCCTATGCCGCGCGCCCACGGATGTGGCCGGAGCTGCGGGTGCTGGCCGAGCTGGGCGTGGGGCTGGTGTCCCCGCCCGAGGGCGCCGGCGTCAACTGGGCCACCGTCGACTGGGCGGAGGCCGCGGCCCTGGAGCCCGGCGTCGTCCTGGCGGACATCCGGTCCAACGCCGTGCCCCTCGCGGAGATCGACGCACCCGCGTGGCAGGCGGCCGCCCCGGTCGTGCGGACCGTGCCGTGGAACCCGGAACCGCTCTGCAGCCCCCGCGCCCACGCGCGCTTCCTCGGACTCGTCGCCGACGCCCTGGGGGCGACGGGCTGA
- a CDS encoding glycoside hydrolase family 13 protein, translating to MAAIRPTEATAPWWRDAAIYQVYVRSFADGDGDGTGDLAGVRAKLPYLVDLGVDALWFTPWYLSPLADGGYDVADYRAIDPAFGNLAEAEKLIAEARDLGIRTIIDVVPNHVSDRHSWFRAALATPPGSPERDLFHFREGRGEHGEIPPNDWVSEFGGTPWTRLDDGQWYLHLFAPGQPDLNWAHPAVRQEHEDVLRFWFERGVAGVRIDSAALLAKDPALPDFTEGVDPHPYIDRDELHDIYRSWRTIADGYDGIFVGEVWLPDSERFARYLRPDELHTAFNFTFLACPWDAGLLRSSIDDTLAEHAPVGAPATWVLCNHDVTRTVTRYGREDTGFDFAAKVFGTPTDPELGTRRARAAALLSLALPGAVYLYQGEELGLPEADIPRERIQDPMHLRSGGVDPGRDGCRVPLPWSADEPYAGFGSTVEPWLPQPDSWPSYAADGQSTDPASMLSLYRKALGLRRAEPGFAAAPGETAEGRLNWLPSEPGVLAFARTHGLICVVNLSTGPVVLPDHDTVLLTSAPLDASGMLPADTAAWLRKEG from the coding sequence GTGGCAGCCATCCGTCCGACCGAGGCCACCGCACCGTGGTGGCGCGACGCCGCCATCTACCAGGTCTACGTACGCAGCTTCGCCGACGGCGACGGAGACGGCACCGGCGACCTCGCGGGGGTCCGAGCGAAGCTGCCCTACCTCGTCGACCTTGGCGTGGACGCCCTGTGGTTCACCCCCTGGTATCTCTCCCCGCTGGCCGACGGCGGCTACGACGTGGCCGACTACCGCGCCATCGACCCCGCCTTCGGTAACCTCGCCGAGGCGGAGAAGCTCATCGCCGAAGCCCGTGACCTGGGCATCCGCACCATCATCGACGTCGTCCCCAACCACGTGTCCGACCGGCACAGCTGGTTCCGCGCGGCCCTGGCCACCCCACCTGGCAGCCCCGAACGCGACCTGTTCCACTTCCGTGAGGGACGCGGCGAGCACGGCGAGATCCCGCCCAACGACTGGGTCTCCGAATTCGGCGGCACGCCCTGGACGCGGCTCGACGACGGCCAGTGGTACCTGCACCTGTTCGCCCCCGGCCAGCCCGACCTCAACTGGGCGCACCCCGCGGTCCGTCAGGAACACGAGGACGTCCTGCGCTTCTGGTTCGAGCGTGGAGTGGCCGGCGTCCGCATCGACTCCGCGGCCCTGCTCGCCAAGGACCCCGCCCTGCCCGACTTCACCGAGGGCGTCGACCCGCACCCGTACATCGACCGCGACGAGCTCCACGACATCTACCGGTCCTGGCGGACCATCGCGGACGGGTACGACGGCATCTTCGTCGGCGAGGTCTGGCTGCCGGACTCCGAGCGCTTCGCCCGCTACCTGCGCCCCGACGAACTGCACACCGCCTTCAACTTCACCTTCCTCGCCTGCCCGTGGGACGCCGGGCTCCTGCGCTCCTCGATCGACGACACCCTCGCCGAACACGCCCCGGTCGGCGCCCCCGCCACCTGGGTGCTCTGCAACCACGACGTGACCCGCACCGTCACCCGTTACGGACGCGAGGACACCGGCTTCGACTTCGCGGCCAAGGTATTCGGCACGCCCACCGACCCGGAGCTGGGCACCCGCAGGGCGCGTGCCGCGGCCCTGCTCTCGCTGGCGCTGCCGGGAGCCGTCTACCTCTACCAGGGGGAGGAGCTCGGCCTGCCCGAGGCCGACATCCCGCGCGAGCGGATCCAGGACCCGATGCACCTGCGCTCGGGAGGCGTCGACCCCGGCCGCGACGGCTGCCGCGTGCCCCTGCCGTGGTCCGCCGACGAGCCCTATGCCGGCTTCGGATCGACGGTGGAGCCCTGGCTGCCGCAGCCGGACTCCTGGCCCTCGTACGCGGCCGACGGGCAGAGCACCGATCCCGCGTCCATGCTCAGTCTCTACCGGAAGGCGCTGGGGCTGAGGCGCGCCGAGCCGGGTTTCGCCGCGGCCCCCGGCGAGACGGCGGAGGGCCGGCTGAACTGGCTGCCGTCGGAGCCGGGCGTCCTCGCCTTCGCGCGCACCCACGGCCTGATCTGCGTCGTCAACCTTTCGACCGGCCCGGTGGTACTCCCCGACCACGACACGGTCCTGCTGACCAGCGCCCCGCTGGACGCCTCCGGCATGCTGCCCGCCGACACCGCGGCCTGGCTGCGCAAGGAGGGATAG
- a CDS encoding YihY/virulence factor BrkB family protein → MPSRTDTSLAEHAPRTGGRTATTRRWRTALRRTPVSLWNDDVSDWAAALTYYAILALLPALLVTVSVIGLANPGATNALIGDITAIAPAESGAALRRPLEAATQERTAVWLLVATGGVSAIWSASSYLAVFRRAMHAMHHVKDTRPPLRQAHIIVASAVGLLVLLMASAFALVLTGPLARWLGRRMGLAQAGETFWTALKWPVLLCLVACLIVVLFNTGPRSARGVRRGLPGGVLAASLWLVASAGFALYATHVGSYSRLYGSLAGLVVFLIWVWFANLSLLTGAQFNVELARTACPRKGEAS, encoded by the coding sequence GTGCCCAGCAGGACCGACACCTCCCTCGCGGAACACGCCCCGCGCACGGGCGGGCGCACCGCGACGACGAGGCGATGGCGCACCGCTCTGCGCCGGACTCCCGTCTCGCTGTGGAACGACGACGTCTCCGACTGGGCGGCGGCCCTCACCTACTACGCGATCCTCGCCCTGCTCCCCGCACTCCTGGTCACGGTCTCCGTCATCGGCCTGGCGAACCCCGGCGCGACCAACGCCCTGATCGGCGACATCACCGCGATCGCACCGGCCGAGTCCGGCGCGGCCCTGCGCCGCCCCCTGGAGGCTGCCACCCAGGAGCGCACGGCGGTGTGGCTCCTCGTCGCCACCGGCGGTGTGAGCGCCATCTGGTCGGCGTCCAGCTACCTGGCGGTCTTCCGGCGGGCGATGCACGCCATGCACCACGTGAAGGACACCAGGCCCCCGCTGCGCCAGGCGCACATCATCGTGGCATCGGCCGTCGGGCTGCTCGTCCTGCTGATGGCCAGTGCCTTCGCCCTCGTGCTCACCGGGCCCCTCGCCCGGTGGCTCGGCCGCCGCATGGGTCTCGCGCAGGCCGGTGAGACGTTCTGGACAGCCCTCAAATGGCCTGTGCTGCTCTGCCTGGTCGCCTGCCTCATCGTGGTCCTCTTCAACACCGGGCCGCGCTCCGCCCGGGGAGTGCGCCGGGGGCTGCCCGGTGGTGTGCTCGCCGCGTCGCTGTGGCTGGTCGCCTCGGCCGGCTTCGCCCTCTACGCGACCCACGTCGGGAGCTACAGCCGGCTCTACGGCTCCCTCGCGGGTCTGGTCGTCTTCCTGATCTGGGTCTGGTTCGCGAACCTCTCCCTGCTGACCGGCGCCCAGTTCAACGTGGAGCTCGCCCGCACGGCGTGCCCGCGGAAGGGCGAGGCGTCCTGA
- a CDS encoding carbohydrate ABC transporter permease, translated as MDRGRQRTLVSPAQLGRPRGRAVYWIVFALVVTAFTLAFLGPLYWMVTGGLKATQEVVQSPPTAFPSSVHTENYSQAWTVMDLSRLLFNTLYYAFGALAFQLVLDVAAAYSLSKLRPVFGKVILGMMLATLMIPATVLVVPQYLTVLDVPIFERNLLNSPWAIWLPSVTNAFNIFLLKRFFDSIPGELLDAAAIDGASALRTLRSIVLPISRPILGVVSIFAVVGVWKDFLWPMLTLPDPAKQTLNVGIYSLSNGVPLNVLIAALTIASVPTLLIFLLFQRNIMSGLTAGGLKG; from the coding sequence ATGGACCGGGGCCGCCAGCGGACCCTCGTCTCACCGGCCCAGCTCGGCCGCCCCCGCGGAAGGGCCGTCTACTGGATCGTCTTCGCCCTGGTGGTCACGGCCTTCACCCTGGCGTTCCTCGGCCCGCTCTACTGGATGGTCACCGGCGGCCTCAAGGCCACCCAGGAGGTCGTGCAGAGCCCGCCGACGGCCTTCCCGTCGTCGGTCCACACGGAGAACTACTCCCAGGCCTGGACCGTGATGGACCTGTCCCGACTGCTCTTCAACACCCTGTACTACGCGTTCGGGGCGCTGGCCTTCCAGTTGGTCCTCGACGTGGCCGCCGCCTACTCGCTGTCCAAGCTGCGTCCGGTCTTCGGCAAGGTCATCCTCGGCATGATGCTCGCCACCCTGATGATCCCGGCGACCGTGCTCGTGGTCCCGCAGTACCTCACGGTCCTGGACGTGCCGATCTTCGAGCGCAACCTGCTCAACTCGCCCTGGGCGATCTGGCTTCCGTCGGTCACCAACGCCTTCAACATCTTCCTGCTGAAGCGGTTCTTCGACTCGATCCCGGGCGAACTCCTCGACGCCGCGGCCATCGACGGCGCCTCGGCGCTGCGCACCCTGCGCAGCATCGTGCTGCCGATATCGCGGCCGATCCTCGGAGTCGTGTCCATCTTCGCGGTGGTCGGGGTCTGGAAGGACTTCCTCTGGCCCATGCTCACCCTCCCCGATCCGGCGAAGCAGACCCTCAACGTGGGTATCTACTCGCTGTCCAACGGAGTGCCGCTCAACGTCCTCATCGCCGCGCTCACCATCGCGTCGGTCCCCACGCTGCTCATCTTCCTGCTCTTCCAGCGCAACATCATGAGCGGTCTCACCGCGGGCGGCCTCAAGGGCTGA
- a CDS encoding GNAT family N-acetyltransferase: protein MTQPAHIRPYRPADRAALADICVRTADNGGDSRHLHPDPWLMPALFAAPYAHLEPELTFVLDDGSGQAVGYVLGTADTRRFAENFREIWLPRVTERFPEPGGEPATPTEAMTALLYRPERMILPELAAHPAHLHIDLLPPWQRKGYGRRLMDTFLYALHNRGVPAVHLSMLTANTPARAFYDRLGFRVIDVAHPGPLTYLGRPTEGVEPAGWAGSGWRAPERAEAARPEG, encoded by the coding sequence ATGACGCAGCCGGCGCACATACGTCCCTACCGACCCGCGGACCGTGCGGCCCTGGCGGACATCTGCGTCCGCACGGCCGACAACGGCGGTGACTCCCGGCACCTCCACCCCGACCCCTGGCTGATGCCCGCGCTCTTCGCAGCGCCGTACGCCCACCTCGAACCCGAGCTGACCTTCGTCCTCGACGACGGATCGGGGCAGGCGGTCGGTTACGTCCTGGGGACGGCGGACACCCGGCGCTTCGCCGAGAACTTCCGCGAGATCTGGCTGCCCCGGGTCACGGAACGCTTTCCGGAGCCCGGAGGAGAGCCCGCAACGCCCACGGAGGCCATGACGGCCCTCCTGTACCGCCCCGAACGCATGATCCTCCCCGAGCTGGCCGCCCACCCCGCGCACCTGCACATCGACCTGCTGCCACCGTGGCAGCGCAAGGGGTACGGCAGAAGGCTGATGGACACCTTCCTGTACGCCCTGCACAACAGGGGCGTGCCGGCCGTCCACCTGTCCATGCTCACGGCCAACACCCCGGCCAGGGCCTTCTACGACCGCCTCGGCTTCCGGGTGATCGACGTTGCCCACCCCGGGCCGCTCACCTATCTGGGGCGCCCCACCGAGGGTGTGGAACCGGCGGGCTGGGCAGGTAGTGGGTGGCGAGCCCCGGAGAGGGCCGAGGCCGCCCGTCCGGAGGGGTGA
- a CDS encoding carbohydrate ABC transporter permease, with amino-acid sequence MSAPTLSSGKASAPPPGHHQRPTGPDSTREEFVRAVRRNISAHGFLIGAVLCFSFFSWYPMVREFVLAFQKTEDGRTTWAGWSNLSYVFNDPAFWQAWRNTLLFTALALVLGFAVPFVVAVVLNEFRHAQGYLRLLVYLPVMLPPVASVLLFKYFYDPGYGLFNRILEFLHLPALQWLQDPDTSMLSVVIASTWMNMGGATLIYLAALQGIPGELYEAAELDGAGLLRKVWHVTIPQTRLILSLLLLMQIIATMQVFTEPFLLTNGAGPEGSTTTVVYLIYQYAFNFNNYGSAAALGLVLLIVLAGFSAVYVRLSRSSED; translated from the coding sequence ATGTCGGCCCCCACCCTGTCTTCCGGGAAGGCGAGCGCACCGCCACCCGGGCACCACCAGCGCCCCACCGGGCCGGACTCCACCCGTGAGGAGTTCGTGCGCGCCGTGCGCCGCAACATCTCGGCACACGGCTTCCTGATCGGAGCGGTGCTCTGCTTCTCCTTCTTCTCCTGGTACCCGATGGTCAGGGAATTCGTCCTGGCCTTCCAGAAGACCGAGGACGGCAGAACCACCTGGGCCGGCTGGTCCAACCTGAGCTACGTCTTCAACGACCCGGCGTTCTGGCAGGCCTGGCGCAACACCCTGCTCTTCACGGCGCTGGCCCTCGTCCTGGGCTTCGCCGTCCCGTTCGTCGTCGCCGTCGTGCTCAACGAGTTCCGGCACGCCCAGGGATACCTGCGCCTGCTCGTCTACCTGCCCGTGATGCTGCCCCCGGTCGCGTCGGTACTGCTCTTCAAGTACTTCTACGACCCGGGCTACGGGCTCTTCAACCGCATCCTGGAATTCCTGCACCTGCCGGCCCTGCAATGGCTCCAGGACCCGGACACCTCCATGCTCTCCGTCGTCATCGCCTCGACCTGGATGAACATGGGCGGGGCCACACTCATCTACCTCGCCGCCCTCCAGGGGATCCCCGGCGAGCTCTACGAGGCGGCCGAACTCGACGGTGCCGGACTGCTCCGCAAGGTCTGGCACGTCACCATCCCGCAGACGCGGCTCATCCTGTCCCTGCTGCTGCTCATGCAGATCATCGCGACGATGCAGGTCTTCACCGAGCCGTTCCTGCTCACCAACGGCGCCGGCCCCGAGGGCTCGACCACCACCGTCGTCTACCTCATCTACCAGTACGCCTTCAACTTCAACAACTACGGCAGCGCGGCGGCCCTCGGACTCGTCCTGCTGATCGTGCTCGCGGGCTTCTCCGCGGTGTACGTACGCCTCAGCCGCAGCAGCGAAGACTAG
- a CDS encoding type B 50S ribosomal protein L31 yields the protein MQQDKHPSYRPVVFRDRSAGYAFLTRSTASSDRTIDWDDGNSYPVIDVEISAESHPFFTGKARVVDTEGQVAKFEKRYGDEGRGASS from the coding sequence ATGCAGCAGGACAAGCACCCGTCGTACCGTCCCGTGGTCTTCCGCGACCGCTCCGCCGGGTACGCCTTCCTGACCCGGTCCACCGCGTCTAGCGACCGGACGATCGACTGGGACGACGGCAACAGCTACCCGGTCATCGACGTCGAGATCTCGGCCGAGAGCCACCCGTTCTTCACCGGGAAGGCGCGGGTGGTCGACACCGAGGGGCAGGTCGCGAAGTTCGAGAAGCGCTACGGGGACGAAGGGCGCGGAGCCTCCTCCTGA
- a CDS encoding cupin, giving the protein MDDLNALADEHLSAARAAAHGRSAHLLLRQEPLRQTVIALTAGSALDEHNAPPAASLQVLRGAVRITAASGDVELAEGRLHPIPQERHGLLALEDAVVLLTAVNV; this is encoded by the coding sequence ATGGACGATCTCAACGCTCTCGCCGACGAGCACCTGTCCGCGGCCCGTGCCGCAGCCCACGGGCGCAGCGCGCACCTGCTGCTGCGCCAGGAGCCGCTGCGGCAGACGGTGATCGCGCTGACCGCGGGCTCCGCCCTGGACGAGCACAACGCGCCGCCCGCCGCGTCGCTGCAGGTCCTGCGTGGCGCGGTGCGGATCACCGCCGCGTCCGGGGACGTGGAGCTGGCGGAGGGCCGGCTCCACCCCATCCCCCAGGAGCGGCACGGGCTGCTGGCCCTGGAGGACGCGGTGGTGCTGCTCACGGCCGTCAACGTCTGA